gacctggtgggaggtgtccctgcccacggcaggggggttggagttagatgatctttaagctCCCTCCCAACCCCAGACATTCTGTGACTCTGATCCTTCACCCGGTGTGCAATAAGCCAATTCGCACGTGCTCAGGAGACAGATTGCTTTTATTCAAGCCTCAGAGCTCGGTGCATTTTCCACAGACCAAGCACGCCCAATGTCGACTTCCTTGCTACATGTAGACATTAAATTCATGACTATTCTAGTTATCTAATACATATTCATTCTAATCCACATGAGTTTGTACTCATGTGGCATCATTTGTAATGGCTCCTTTTCAGGCCCTTCTGCGCATGCCTTCCTTTCTTTGGGGGTCCTTGGTGGTGTTCCCTGATGAAGTACCCTAACTCCTTTTATCTATAGATGGTGTAAGAAAAAATCTCAACAGTTTTCTTAGACGGGACCTTCtatgaagctattttatttgtgattgcAATGGTGGGCATccttgtgagaaaaatctcaaataattttcttgagACAGGACCTTCtatgaagctattttattcacgattgcaatggcgggcgtcctGTCGATCAGGAGcgcattttagtaaacaaatcataaccttttattccctattacccgacgcctgatcacctcccctgtttcctcactggctgagtactacaggttcacaagctactcgacgctcctctataccatatgtgtacaatttttcttttttttcaaccctttaatttctcccttttccttttttttttctttcttacgTTTTGAGAacctgtgatctttgttttactgttcccacactgctcatcctgtttttctcaagcttccaccttattttgaaacagtgaggccttctactgtccacttacctacttagcatttctccttatcatgactacacaactaccttggaatacaaaaaagtaattctctactgcaaaaacactaCTTAGTTTCTCACATCGTGCAAGCAGGAGCGCACAGTACAAGTTTATCATAACCCTATATCCCCTATTACCCGACACCTGATTTCTCCCGTTTCCTCACTGGCTGAGTACTGCAGGTTCACAACCTACTTGACGCACTTCTATACCATATaggtacaattttatttgaccagccattaatttctccctttcctttttttccttcttctctcgTGACTAGAGGGCCCGTGATTCTTGTTTTTACTTATTTCGTACTGCTCATCCTGTTCTTCTTAGCTATCCTTCTTATGTCgggacagtgggaccttccccttatctgcttaactAGTGCTACGCTACTGTCATGCCTGCACgatcacttttgaatatgcaaggttagtggatattccactgcaaaaacaacttctattgcaaaaacacaacttggTTTCTCAAAATGGTCACGTCACCTAAGCACAACCTAAGGCTACTTGCTATTGGCaactttcctttgtttcttccagAAGGAGCATTTTGTCGCTGATCAAAGGGAGCCTAGGTTAAAagataaacatattttttgtcCTGTACTACATATATGATAACTGATTAAAGGGATGCTCAATTAAACATAGAcaattcctcttcttttccaaggGACAGTTGGTTCCATTGCACCGGGACATGGAGGCATCTGCAAGACGGGCAGagcctgggagctggggctgctcagcccgGGGAAGGGGGCTCGGGGGTCCCGTCTGTGTGTGCGAACACCTGGTGGGGTGCCCAGAGCCAGGACACAGGGGCATGGGCACTGCTGGAAGCACAAGGACGCATGGTGAGACATCAGGAAAGTCTTTTTTTGCTGTGCGGGTGTCTgagtgctggcacaggctgcccagagcgGCGCTGgggtctccatccctggagatgtccAACACCCAATGGACACGGTCCTGGGCAGCTGGAGCGGTGTGCAGaggtgcctccagccccaggcGTTCAGTGGTTCTGTGGTGCTGGGATTCATCGCTCCcaccaaataagaaaaataatgaaaaccacCGCAATGGCAAGGAGAATCATCCCACAAATCACAATATCTCTCCTGTAAGAGTAAGTGAGAAACTCACTActtttcctgcctgctctgtACCTCCCCATGTGATACTCCACCTTCTCTTCTGTTAAATTGGGCTCCAGGTACATCTCATTGCTGTAGTACCTGTCCCCATTCACCCGCACCATGCAGCGGACCATCCCCATCAGCTCCGCGACCTGCTGGTCCCGTTCGGCTCCAGCTGCCCGGTTGTTGAAGCCGCAGTACCTGTTCCCGCACCTCTGGATCAGCTCATGGAGAGCCCTGTTTTTGGAATACTTCACGTAGTTGTGCAGCGACCCCCCCACCAGCTCTTCTGCGCGGGTGAATATGACGATCGTGTGCCCCAAAACATCAGCTCCAAAGATGTCCTGCAGTCTCTCTGCGGCCTCCTCGTCCTCCTGGGTGAATCGGCCCAGCTGGGTCACCAGCAGCAGCGCATGGGGGCCCGGGGAGGACAGCCTGATGCAGCGGATAATTTCTTGGTGCACCTCATCACTGGCATCACTTGGGTTGAAAATGTCGGCCGTGTCAACCACCGTGAAGTCCTCGCCGTCCCAGTGCCCTTGTGCTTTTGCACAGCTCACGGTCACTGGCTTGGTGGACAGCTTGGACTCAAAGACACGTTCCCCGATGAGGGTGTTCCCTGTGGCGCTTTTCCCCCCACCAGCCTTCCCGGCCAGGATCAGCCTCATCTCCAAGCCCCCGCCGACCCCGGGCAGCATGTAGACACGCCGGATGGCCACAGCCACGCTGCGGAGACAAAAGCAGACGCCCAGGGCTCTGTCAGCAGGCACCCAGAGGCTGGGAGAGTTACCGACAGCAGAAGGGATTTTCACTAAAAGCGAGGATGGTTTCGAAGCCTCGCTGCTGGCGACTGGAGGCTGCGGGGCTCTGTGTGCCCCCGCTGCAGGAAGGGctcaggaggctgcagctgggtcagGCTGCGGTGGCACTGGGACAGACGGGGTCCCCTGGATCGCGCTGCAGCGTgtgcagccacagcagtgcacagacagcagcaaggaacagaaaagcaaaatgaaagccagAACCGCGAGGTGCTGCGGGGAAACAGAGCGGCGAGGCAGCCTCAGTCTGCGCAGGATCACGGGCGGGGAAGGCAGCGTGGTGGCAGGGACCCTTGGGTGGTGGCAGGGACCCTCGGGGCAGTGACACTCGTGCAGCCGGGGCCCCGCGTGGGGCTGAGCACCATCCTGAGGGCCtcccctgggctggggctggggttggggcCATGCCggcacctggggctggggaggtcTGTGCTGTGCCCACGCCGAGCATGGGGAACGAGGagtggagagaaggaaaggagagaggaggggacagggggaAGAGCCACttccctgccccgctgccctgcGCCCGGTCCCCAGGCCCCCCTGAAGCCCTCCCTGCCGGCACGGAGCCTTGTGGCCCCTGGCCTCCCGCCCGTACCTTCCTGCAGGTCCTGCGCTGGCGTTCGCCTTGTCCCCGCGGGACGCTCACAGCCACCAGGAAGTGACAGCGGTGACGGCGTCGGTGTCAGCCTGGAGAACTGTGCTcatggcagcagggcagcaccggCTCCTCCCGCACCAGCCCCCGTCTCGGTGTTGATCCTGTGCAGCTCTGGAGGTGTAGCCAACTATAATGCTAATTCTTGTAATTCCTCCAGAAACAATCCAACCTCAGAGCTATTTAACTACCGTGATGATCTGTGCTTAGTTTTGAAGCAGTTTCTCCTGCTGCTATGACTGGACGCAGAGCCCTGACAGAAGAAGGGGCAGGAGatgaggcagctgcagcctgcatcGCGGTCAGGGGCTGGGACAGACCCTGCACACCACACAGGGCTGGGATGGACCCTGCACACTGCTCAGGGtcagggctggaggtgcaggtGCCGGACGAGGGCACTGAACTAACGACAATTCTGGAGGGGTGCTCCCGCTCCACCCAGGGGCCGTGTGTCTCCCCTGCGAGCTCGGCAGGTTTTCCAAAGCATCGCAAGGGTTGCCAGTGATCGATCTGAGtttccctgccagctcctcatTCCCCAAGGTGTCGGGACACCCTCCCAAGGTGGCCGCAAGCAGCTGAGGAGGAGCAGCCCTTGCCCGGGCTGTCACCATCTGCCACCACGGTGCAGCGAGGCACAGCCACGCTCCCCTGCCCCTGCGgcccctgctcctgggctgtGCGGGGCTGGCAAAAATGTGCCCTGCCACCGGCACAGGGTGCGGGGGCTGCTGAACGCTGTTCCCTGCCTCACCGGGTGAGCAGTCATCTTGTgggtgtgtgcgtgtgtttacCCTCGCTTATAAAACCACTtcctgcatgcacacacaccagGCAGGACACACACGCAAGCTGTGTTAGCGACCCGACTGCCAGGTGATCGTCTTCATCGGCCTTGTTACCGCCGTGGGGCGAGCACGGGAGACTTTGGCAAACCTCGCTCAAAATCCCTTATTCTTCTTTCAGGCTTCCCCTCGGAGTGGGCTCAAAATGGCAGACGCTCAGATGGAAGGTGAGCGCTTTACCCACTGCGTGCAGGCAGCCAGAGCCTGGCCGAGCTTAGAATCCCAGGATCACAGAGCCACAGAGCGGtctgggtgggaagggacctcaaagtCCAgctggttccaaccccctgccatggccagggccccctgcccccagccccggctgcccccagccccatccagcctggccttgagcactgccagggatggggcacccacagctcctgggggcagcctgcgccaggccTCGCCGCCCGCAGCGGGAAGGATTTCTGCCTTGGGTCTAACCCAAACCCACCCTCTGATGCCTTAAAGCTGTCACCCCGTGTCCTACCCCTACACCCCCTGcccaagagtccctccccagccctcccgcagcccctgcaggcactGAAGGCTGCCGTGAGgtctccccagggccttctcctTTAGCAGCCTTCTCATTCAGTCAGCCGGGCgcagtgctgctgaggctgAGGCTGGGTTTGCGTCCTCGTGCAGCCTCACGCACGCTTGTGCACGCTGTGCACGGGCCCTCTGGGGACGCCACGGGCTCGAGGATTTCCCGTGGCTGCCTCTCATCTTCCCACTCCTTAGGCTGTGTTGTGCCAGGTTCAGGGCAGGTGGGGCACCAGTGGTTGGTTACAGCCTGAGGCACAGCGCAGGGTGCAAAGTCCTGCCCCAAAACCTCGATATCTGTGTGCCTGAGGCATGGAGCGCGTGCCCAGCCAGCTCTGGCCGTGCTGGGGCCGTGCAGGGCAggcggaggggctgggggtgatCCAGCGCAGAAACCACTGGGTGTTTTTTGCTTAGCACGTGACTTCTTGTAAAGGGAGTGCTTCAGCCTGGCCGTTTGAGTACTCTGTGCAttcctgggctgctggggagctgtggcatgcacttctgctttctctttctgccttcAAAGAGGTCTGGAGGCTGGCCCTTTGAGGCAGCCTTATCCAGACTCCCCTGGGGTCCCTCGGGTCCACGTGTTGCTACTGATGGTCCCTGGGGACCACTGCTGGGGCCCACGCTGTGTTGTCGAGGCTGGAGGGGAAGCTGGAGCTAATCGTGGGGCTCGGGGGTCACACCGACAGCTGTCTGACACCAAGCCCAGAcgagctgctcctgcctctgcgCAGGTTCCATTAGAGTTGATGCTGTCCAGTAGCATGGGGgacaataaaaaaggcttttaaaagtatattaatGGGAAAAGGTGGAACAGAGCAAACATTGGTCTGATAGTTGATGAGCatggtcacctcacaaacagggacacagacaaaacagagatgtttaacacatttttcgcctctgcctctgtcttcaacaccagTGATGGGCTCTGGGGCATCAGCTACCCGCAGTTGGGGGATGGTGACTGCAGGCATGACAAACTCCCGGTTAACCCCAAACTTGTGCAGacttgctgctccacctggatgcaTACAAGCccatggggcctgatgggattcatcccagagTACTCAGAGAACTAGCTGATGTCAGCTAGTTCATTGTCATTGCCAttcaacaatatgaagtttaacaagagcaagtgtcggattctgcacctgggaaaaGCAAACCCTGGTTATACAGACTGGGgaatgagatgctggagagcagccagaAGAAAGGGATCGGGGGGTTTTGATCGACAGCAAACTGAGCACGAGCCAACAGTGTGCCTTGGTGGCtaggagggccaaccgtatcctgtGGTGCATCAAGCACGGAATTGCTAGCCAGTCAAAGGAAGTGATCGTCCTGCTCcgctctgtgctggtgcggcctcacctcaagtactgtgtgcagttctgggcaccacagtataagaaagataaaaaactGTTAAAGAGCGTCCgaaggagggcaacaaaggtGTCAAAGGGTCTAGAGGAGAAGACATATGAGGTGTGGCTGAAGTTGCTTGGATTGTTCAGCGTGGAGAAGAgatgaggggaggcctcatggcaggctgcagctccctcatgagggaagcggaggggcaggcgctgagctctgctctctggggacagcgccaggacccgagggaacggcacaGAGGTGGGAtaggggagggtcaggctgggagTTAGGGAAAGGTTcggcacccagaggtggtcaagcactgggacaggctgcccagggacggGGGCACGGCCCCGAGCTGCCAGAGCTCACGGAGCGTTTGGACACCGCTGTCAGACATAgtgtctgattttttgggtggtcctttggggacccaggacttggactcgatgatccttgtgggtcccttccaactcagatattctatgattccatgatatTAAGTAATCAGTATGTGCTTCATGTCTGGGAGTCATAAATTAACATAGCAGTTTGGTTTAAAAGTTCAGTGTGTAATCAGAAAGTGCATCTCATCTAGGAGTCCTAAAAAGACTTTGTCAATTGTCCTTAAGGACcaattgcaattaaaatatatacatatacgcATATGTTcacacatacatatgtaaatatatcTATATGTTTATAGACTATTACTGGGATGGTAAATAACGAGGTCTGCCAGGTCCAGATGGGAAAGCAACcccttcctccagctcagggaGGAATTGCAAGTCCTGAAGTCCGAACAAGTGGTGCCCGGGAGGCGTTGGACCTGGCTGAGCAAAAGCTTATCAGTAAACAAGACGCACATACTGGTTATGTACCGAGCGTGAAACCAAACTGCTAAATTAACTTAAGACTCACAGATGCGAAGCATGTACCAGTTACTCACTTTGCGATTACAAATCATCATGCAAAAGATTTCCGGTTTTGATCTTTTAAAGGGATGGCCCCTACACCAGGTccctgggtggctgcaggagaaACCCGCGCCCTCCCCGTGTGGCTCCTGCGGCACCCAGGCACACTCGTGCCCTGTGCCACCTTGAAACCCTCTCCGCCAGCACAGAGTTTCGCCACCCCCGCCATCTCACCCGTGTCTTCATGCAGCTCCTGCGCTCACCATCGATACCCAGCGTGGCCACgctgcagcagaggcagtgtCCCCATGGAACCCTTGCAGCCACCAGGAAGGGGCAGTGGCGTTGGCAGCGGCGTTGGCAGCAGTGTTGGCAGCGGCAGCCTGGAGCACGGCCCTTGTGGCATTAGGGGGCATACCAGGCGCAGGCAGCACCAGATCCTCCCATGGGGACACCCAGCAGGGCCTGGCAAAGTATGCGGAGAACCCCGTGGGTCCCAATAGCAGCACCCACCTGTCCAGACCCCCCTGCTGCGacacagggctgctgcagcagcattcCTGGAGacagaggctggggctgctggcaccgcTGTGCCCGGCACTGGTGCAGGCACAGGAGAGCATTCAGCCTCCTGGCACGGACACTTGGCAGCCTACAAATACCCATGCACCAGCCCAGATCTTGGTTTCGATCCTGTGCAGCTCTGGAGGTGTGACTTTGGGTTTAATTGTCCACTTCGCTGTCTGCATTTCAGCATGAGCCTcgcagtgctgctctgcttctAACCCAGCATGCTTCCCCAAGCCCCCCTTGCCTGTGCTCCAGTTTTTCAACGTAAAAATCGTCTGGAAATTAGAAGTGTGGCAGAGGACAGGAGCAGGCACAGCCTTGGCTTGTTCTTGTGGTGACCCGCCCCTAGCCacaacactgctgctgctcttaaCATGGCGACAGACACGCCCTGGGTGGAGGTGCACACAGGGCCTGCATTTTGCCTTAATCCTAAGGTTAAATGCTCATTTTCTTGCCATTGTAAGCAAGCGGTGCAAAATTATTACAGGGCTGCTTGCATTTCAAGCCTTGTTCCAGGTCAGCAAAAGTATTCTGTACCTCCAGGAAACGTGTTGGGGCCCTCAGAGTCTCCAGCAGTTTGTGGCACACagcccccaaccccccccccccaacacactTCTTTTGACCCTTCCCtttgaggagcggctgagggggctggggttgttcagtctggagaagaggaggctcaggggagacctcatcgctctctataggtaccttaaaggaggctgtagagaggtgggggttggtctgttctcccatgtgcctggtgacaggacgagggggaatgggctaaagttgcgccaggggaggtttaggttggatattaggaagaacttctttaccgaaagggttgttgggcattggaatgggctgcccagggaagtggtcgagtcgccatccctggaggtctttaaaagacatttagatgtagagcgtagtgatatggtttagtgggggaCTTGTTAgcgttaggtcagaggttggactgggtggtcttggaggtctcttcccacctagatggttctgtgattctgtgattccttgtGTTGGtaatagaagatgaaataatatgaaatattatgaataatatgaaatatatgaaataattgCTTAATATGTGTTACATTTGCGATGTACTGTTCCGGGGCTGCGCTtggaagatacaaaatatatgtgcaagGATAGCATGGGAGAATGCACTAATTCATGATGAGGAGTAAGGAGGACTAAAAGAATGCTCAATTTGCAAGACATCTAGATAACTGGGGCCTCTTGGACCCTGGGAACTGGATCAAACCAACCTTGCGGTTGGACTGAGACCGAGGGCTCAGAGAGCATGCgtaagaagaaaaggttaaaaagttcAACTCTGATGAAGACGTCTTACTTCATCCCAACGACCACCCGGACAACCACCAGAGAGTAACACGCAAGCGCAGAAGGACTGATAAGATAATTAGCATATGAAGTGGGGCTAGGCGGAGCtaggaaatgaatatgcataGATGTGTTGTGAAACATAATGCACATGTAATATTTTAGGAGATAAAAGAGAACTGAGTGAACAAATCGGACGAAGTTAGATTTGAACAGGCATGCCCCTAACTTCCGGCACCTAATAAAGCACCTTCATATAATCACTTTGTGGATTATGTGTTTTCATGAACGCTAACACTCGCaacctgcagctcctctcctcgCGCAGGATGGTGGCAGCCAGGACTCAGCACTGGATGCCTTCAGGTCACGCGAGACCAATTTTAGGATAGCATTGATACTGCTTATGCCACCGGAGGTCACTGGTACATATACATACACTGATACACATAGAGCGCTGCCTAAAACACAACTATTACGCTAACTCTAATAATTTCTCCAGTAATGATTCAACCTCAGTTATTTAATTACAGGGATGTATGGTCTGCGCTTAGCTCTGAAACAGTTTCTCTCGCTGTGATCGTTCGAGGTAGAGGTCAGTCTGGCGTTCTGGGATTCCTCCCCACTCCTTCTGTGCTTTCCGCAGCCTTTCTGGGTGGGAGAAGAACCTGGGGTGAGTCAGGCAGCCCCCCGAGcactcccccagccccacgctcaGGTATGGCCACAGAGCTTCCCCTGCCTGCCGCACTCGCCTGGCAAGCAGTGAGACCTCGCGCCCTTGCACAGCTCATGACCAACACCAAACACCCcagcctggggggagctgcagtTTGGGCCTGATCTTGAACGCACCTGGACCATTCTCAAGCCTCCCAAACGGCTGTTTCAGTACTGCAGGCCACAGCGCACTGATGGGCGC
The genomic region above belongs to Cygnus atratus isolate AKBS03 ecotype Queensland, Australia chromosome 2, CAtr_DNAZoo_HiC_assembly, whole genome shotgun sequence and contains:
- the LOC126913119 gene encoding GTPase IMAP family member 2-like; translation: MLPGVGGGLEMRLILAGKAGGGKSATGNTLIGERVFESKLSTKPVTVSCAKAQGHWDGEDFTVVDTADIFNPSDASDEVHQEIIRCIRLSSPGPHALLLVTQLGRFTQEDEEAAERLQDIFGADVLGHTIVIFTRAEELVGGSLHNYVKYSKNRALHELIQRCGNRYCGFNNRAAGAERDQQVAELMGMVRCMVRVNGDRYYSNEMYLEPNLTEEKVEYHMGRYRAGRKSSEFLTYSYRRDIVICGMILLAIAVVFIIFLIWWER